The Euphorbia lathyris chromosome 4, ddEupLath1.1, whole genome shotgun sequence genomic interval TGATCCTGGAAGAGAGAGAAGGAGAGAGATTGGAAGAGAGAGAAACAAACTCCCATAGCCGTAGCTTTCCTTCAATTTTCCTGATTCTAACTCATCTATCTCtccttggattttttttcttgcTGATGTAATTACTGTATGTAACTGATTTCATCCTTGATTATTGATGTCTTGTCTATTAAATCATATACTTCCACCATTAATTATCATAAATTTGATTTACTAATTTCAACAGTCTCTCATTGAGCTTCTTCCTTCAATTCTTCTCAAAAAATTTTTTACAGACCGCAGACGAACTCGCTCCGTCCGACGATCTCGAGTGAAATTCAGAGAATTTTTGGTGAAAAGAGATCGAAAGAGTGGAAAACATATAGGATCCATGGATGTGTTTCTTTGGTGAAAAGAGATCGAATCGAAGAGTGAAATTCGTCTAAATATTAACGTGTCTAAGATCCCATATTTGGAAGTCGTCGGGAATGTTTTATCCATGGATGTGTTTCTTTTAATCAAACTTGAAAAGATGATGAACGTAAGCTGAAAGAGATTTgaggagagaagagagagagagaaacaaaAAAGAGAGACAGGAAGATAGAGTCTCAAAGGAGATGGAAATGGGTCCCGAATTTTTAGTGTTATATTGGTTAAATAAGTGTTGACTGTTGATTTCCGGTTACTGATATTTAAATATCCAGTTATCTATAtttgaagtatatttttgggacgaaatgtaatttaggtaccaaagtaTGAATTGTGGTATATTTCAGATACCAATGGTGTAATTTACCTCCTTACCATTCTTTCATTTTACCCATTTAACTTTTATTTAAGCTAGTTTATTATCAGGGCTTTATTATATTTCTTTACTAGGGTTTAGTGGATATTTAAACCCCATTTTACGAAGaaccttttaattaatttatacaaaTGATCTCTTTAAGAGTTTTTACGGATCATCCTGATTTTTAATTCCTACAAATTTTATCTTATAAATTTAGCGGTTTCATggctttttcaaatttaatttaaaattattttacaaTTCAAAACTATCGTTACAAACGGATCCGTATCCAAAACTAATTAACTTAGGTCATTCACAGAAAATAACAAAAACTACCTATTGTGAACACAAATGAAACAAGATTCTGGTTAAAAGTTGAAAAAGTGTTCTAAACAGATAAGTTTTACAATAGTATAATAAAGAGTAGAAGCCTAACATCTGAGCGTTTGTAGTCCAACGGTTAGGATAATTGCCTTCCAAGCAATAGACCCGGGTTCGACTCCCGGCAGACGCAATTTCCACCTTTTTCAGTATTATcgaaggttttttttttttttttttttttttaaaattccaaTTTATGCAGCTTTCTGCAAGCAGAAGAAAGACTGCACTATGGCAATGGAATTATCGTATGATATCGTTGAGTTCATGTCTTTTACCGTATGAATATCTCCTCCGGCCACTGTTTAGGGTTTCAAACTTTTCAAACCCTAGAGAAGCCTTAGCAAATCTAATAGCAGCTTCTAGAATACACGATGGCCGTGCTAATCTTGCTTCAAAGGATATTCCAACGTCTAATAGCAGGGGTTGTTTCCGAGCCAGATTTTGGAATTCTCCGTCGAGGATTACAGGTCTTCGCAAATGTTTGTTTAGCTGGAGAAAAACACCAACAATTCATATGCCATTGCTTCTTCCCCCCTGAGTTTGTTGCAGTTGCAGAAGTCCGTAGTCGGGTTAAGattgtttgttttataattGGAGGCAAAATCAGCTTTCTCCTCCATTAACATTAACCATAAAACTAAACTTCTACGTTATTGCCCATCACTTTCCCAAACACTATGTTTTAGCCGGCGCATTTTTGGCTGTGTTCATAATGTTGGAGACAAATCCGAAGTTGGTGTTTCTTCATCGCCTATATATTATATTCGGTAATTGCTCTTCGCTATCCCACTGCCTATTTCGTCATCATCTACTCTCTTTCAGGTTTGCTTTGGCATCTGTTACGATTATAATCAATCAATGGCTGAGGAAGCCGTTATTTACATGGGGAAGCAAATATCCAACTTAATCAAGTTAGTTCCGTATGACTTCCGAGATTTGAAACTTTTTTGGGGACTTGAGGAGGAACTCAACAAGCTTCGGGAATCGCTAGATGCGATTGCAGATCTAGTTGAAGATGCAGAGGAGAAACAAGAAAAAATGGTGGAAGCGAGACGGTGGCTGGGGAATCTGAAAGTAGTAGCTTATGAAGCTGATGACTTGCTTTCTGAATTAGCTTATAAAACTACTCGACTTCAGATTCGAAATCAGGAGGTACTTATAATCTCATGTATGTTGATTGTTCAATTTTAACTAATGTAACTCAATCTAACTTAAATTGCAGTTTCTCTGAACTAGAAATTAGAGTAAATTTACTGGAGTGCAAATTATGATTTTGTTGGGGAAAATTTCACATTTTTGGTTCCTGTGCTTAGGGCTCTAAATGGGCCAAGCCGCTCATAAGCGGCTTGGTAGTCGGCTCGATAAAAAATCGGCTTGATTCggttcgatttgtaaacgagccgcttgTGAGCATATTTTAGTGGCTCGTTTCGTaagcgagccgagcttgaacagaccaaagctcggctcaaaagctcgtgagcaagctcgaacaaattttagttttgtagaaaactatatagttgtgttgttagttcacaaatatctcaatttaatattatttcttttGCTATTAGATGgtttcgttcacaaacataataaatgagtaatagacgaactatttgtaagattcttgtttatttattcacgaactttgcttgtgagtttgtttatgtacacatTGCTAGCaaatttcataaatataattaaagatTTACTCataaacaattcatggttagataattttcttaatgaaccaagttcaaagaggatttagggctcgaaacaagctcgaagctcgactcgagttcatttattttctaatgagctaagccgagcttgagcaagccaaagctcggctcgggctcgaattcgttaattttatagcgagtaGAGCTTGAGCAGGTCAAAGCAAAGTGCTTGTCTAAATGTCTTCATTAAGCCTTCTACTCTGATTTGGACTTAGGTAGCCCTTGTATTCTCATTGATTGGATAAACTCTATATATAGTTTTCTCTAATTCTTTGAACATGCTGTTATCAATTCATAATCATACTTGTTGAAGTATTTAATCATACTGATTATAAGAAATTGGTTGAATATCAAGCACTTTGAAATGCAAATTGGTCTGATATATCTATATGAGACACAAATAGGACCTCATAAACCTTTGTGGATAGATAATCTAGTTCCAATTAATAAATCTGACATGAAGTTGCTATTTTAgatttaaacattttttttatatggtaACAGATATCCTTGTTGACACTATTTTAACCAAAATTGTAAAAATTTATAAACGTCACAAAAAAGTTGTGTTATTTATTGAACAAAATTAACCTATGATCCTGAGAAGATTAATCACAAATTATGCATGCTTTTCCAACCAGGTGGATAGCTTGTGTTCAAATATGAAAACCTATGCCAAAAAGGCTGGATATCGTCTCATAGTGGCACATAAGCTTAAGAAAATTTCGAAGTCACTGCAATTCATTCAAGAGGGTGGTCAATCCCTTCAGCTTAGGTCAATCCAACAGAATTCTGAGGATACGATGTCTCAGGATAGGTTCCAAACACACCCAATCCTTGAAAATTCAGTTGTAGGAAGGGATGATGATGTAGACAAAGTTGTCAACTTGCTGACTAGCACTTGGCGTCGACGACTTACAGTTGTTCCTATAGTAGGACAGGATGGTCTTGGTAAGACAGTTTTAGCTAAACTTGTGTGTCAAAGAGTCATGGCAAGAAACCTTTTTGATGTTAAAATGTGGGTGagtgtttctaaaaaaattgaagaacacGAAATTTTGAGAGAAATGTTGCAATCATTGAGTGGAAGAAGGATGGGGGTCTTAACCAACAAAGATGCATTTCTTCAACAACTTCAAAAAAAGTTGGTGAACAATAAATTTCTTCTTGTTCTTGATGATATTGTGTGGGATAATGTTTCTAGGTGGTGGCATGAATTGGAATCTAGGTTGTCAAAACTAGGTACAAAAAATGGAAATATTGTTCTTGTCACAACTAGTAGTGAGAGAGTGGCTTCCCTTATTGAGACTTCACCTCAACAGAGGCATACACTTGATTCCTTGTCCGATGATGAGTGTTGGTTAATTTTGAAGGAAATAGCGTTTAGAAATGTGACAGCACCATACCCGTGTAATTTAAAGAACATAGGAAAGGAAATTGCTATAAAATGTGGAGGAGTGCCATTGTTGGCGAAAGTTTTAGGAGGGACGATGGCATTTTACAGGGATGAGGAAACATGGTTGAAAATTAGAGATAACTATGTTTTACGTGGTGTCCGAGGTGATGTTTTTTTGCCTATATTGAAAGTAAGTTTTGATCACTTGCCCTCATATTTAAAGGCATGCTTTGCATTTTGCTCAGTTTTTCCAAAAGGCTTTTCAGTTAGAAAGGAGGAGTTGATCCAATTATGGATGGCTGAGGGGTTTGTTGAGTCATGTGATGGGGGCAACGAGTATTTTTATGCCTTGCTTGCGAATTCCTTCTTCCAAGATGCAGAAATAGATGATAATGGAGAAGTTATACGATGCAAAATGCATGGTCTTCTGCACGATCTTGCATTATCTCTATCCAGATCTGAAATATCGATGTACAGTTTAGCCACAGATGATCAATTAATCACAACTTCAATGAATATTCTAAAAGATAGGGCTGGGAAGATGCGTTCGATTATCCTCTATTATGGTGCTACTTATTATGAGTATTCATGGGAGTTGAAAAGGTTGCGGACTCTTTACTTGGAAGTGTTTCCATCATCAATCAGCAAAATAAAACACTTGAGATACCTTGATTTCTCAAATTCTGAAATCAAAAAGTTGCCAAAGTCAGTCACCAAGCTCTACAATCTTCAAATTTTGGATCTCTCAAATTCTAAGATTAAGAAGTTGTCTGAATCCATCACCAATCTCTACAATCTTCAGTCTTTGAATCTCTCAAATTCTAAGATCGAAGAGTTACCTGAACTCATCACAAATCTTTACAATCTTCAAACTTTGAATTGCTCAAATTCTCAGATCAAAGAGTTGCCCGGATTCATCGGTGAACTCCAAAATCTTCATACCTTAAATGTCTCAAATTCCAACACAAAAGAGTTGCCTGAATCCATATCAAATCTTCTCAATCTTCGAATTTTGGATGTCTCAAATTCTAACATTACAGAATTGCCTGAATCCATCGGCAAGCTCCATAATCTTCAAACATTGAATGTCTCAATGTCTAAGATCAGAAAGTTGCCTGAATCCATCACCAACCTTTGCAATCTTCAGACTTTGAAATTTGTTGATTGCAAGGAACTTATCAGTCTTCCTAGAAAGAAGATGAGGAATCTGATGAGTTTGAAGCATATTGTGTTTTCTTATGAGTTCTATATGCCATTTGGACTGGGGCAGCTATGTGGTCTTGAAACGTTGCCTTTCTTTGTTGTGGGCTCTGATTGGGGAGGAAGCATTCAAGAACTTGAATGCTTAGATCAACTAAGAGGGCACTTGGAAATAACCAGGCTTGAggaggtggaagataagaagGAAGCAAAAAGAGCAAATTTGCAGGGGAAAACAAAATTACAAGGTTTAGGCTTTCAATGGAGTTATGGAGACAATGGTAGAATTTCAAGTGATAAGGAACTGCTGGAAGGCCTTCAGCCTAACGCaaacataaaaagaataaagatcAAGTATTACATGGGTGAGAAATGGCCATCATGGATGCTGAGAATGGGAAGTCCAAGGCACATTGATGTTTTGTTGAGAATGAATAATCTGGTGGATCTTAGCTTAGAGAGGTGCTGGAACTGTGTACAACTCCCACGACTTGGAGATCTTCCTTGTCTTCAATTTCTTCACATAAGTCATATGAAAAGACTCAAGTGCATAGGTAATGAGTTTTATGGAATTGATAGTAAAGGCAATTTCAGTGCTTGGCACTTAAGGCTGTTTCCATCATTGATATCATTGTCTGTAAGTTGGATGGAGAATTTGACGGAATGGAGCTCTCCATCGGATGGCAATAAGGTTGTTGTGTTTCCTTGTCTCGAAAATTTGTCCATTCAATCTTGTCCTAAATTGACAGGTTTTCCAATGAGTGATCTGTCTGAACTCGTGAAGCTAGAAATCCAAGATTGCGAGGAATTGAGGCTCTTATTTGATAAAAAGCAGTCATTTTCCTTTCTGACAAGTATATCAATTGCTGGATGTTCAAAATTAACATATCTTGGAAATAGGCTTTTGTCCGATATGTGTTTCAAGGAATTGAGTGTAAGAAGATGTGAATGGCTGACATTTATTCCTGATGATTTTGGGAAGCTGAGCTCTTTAACCTCCTTAGAGATCTATTGCTGTAAAAGATTGAGATGTTTTCCAGAGGAGATACTATGCAAACTCACTCAGTTGAAGAATGTAAGGATTGGTGCATTCTCAAAGGAGTTGGATGATTTCCATTACCTGAATCGGATCAAAGACCTTAAATGTCTTGAAGAGTTAGAAATATGGGGATCTGATTTTTTTGACCGTGAAATGCGTTTTCTACCAAATCAACTTCAAAACCTCACTGCCCTGAAATCATTGAAGATAATGGGATTCACAACGATGGAAGCATTGCCAGAATGGTTGACGAGTCTTCAGTCTCTTAAGTCCCTTTCTCTGGATTATTGTCGGCATCTCGAGTGTCAATCAACAGCAACTGTCGTACGACGCCTCTCCAAATTAGCGCATCTCTACATTGATTTCTGTCCCCTCTTGGAGGAAACTAATCTTCAATGTTTGCTGTTTTTGAACGGTGCAAAAATCAAAGTTGAGTTTTCAAATGTCTCGAAAGTCAGAGTCCGATTGGGATATTAGTTGGATGAATTTGCTGCATTTCGTTTTGTTTGGTAGTTCTTGTTTAAGGCTTTCAAATGTAATTATAGGTAGGAATACATTGTGGCTAAAACACTGATGTATATTGCATTAAAGATCCTAAGGAAGAAATTAAGATGAGATTGCCATTTGAAATTTGTTATACTTTAAGCACTGATGTAGATTTATTTGAATCCTTTTTATTATTGGTTCTTTCAGTTTGTGAAGTGTTAAATATGATTAGTTGTTTGTGAGTTCTTGCATTTGAATGTAAAACTCTTATTTGGATCCCTGTTTTTTCATACTCAATTACAATGTTTATTAGGAAAATAAGTACAATATTTTTTATGCAAATCCAAAGTTAACCTAACCCCTTTCTCTCTATTTTCTAATAGACCTCCTTTTTTTCGCTTAAACACTTTCCCTTGTTTGGGTCAATCAATTTGCAGACCTTTCTGTGAGGCTGAAGATTGAGAAACGCAGAGAGAAGGTGCTCCCCTGTGATAGTATACTTGAAAAGAACCCTTTTGTTCCAGCGGTGCCATCCTCGAAAcaaaaggagaaaaagaaatCTAAGAGAAACCAGAGTGTTTCTGAACCTAAAGATACCAAGGTAATTGTATGTGCAATCGATTTTGATGGAGCTTGTCCTTAGTGCCTAGGTAATTTTATGTAGAGATAATAATTGATTTTGTTTTCTTTGATAATATTGCAGGTGATTCTGACAACAAAACCAggaaggtacttaattatttctAATAGTCTAAGTTCCAAGttggagggcgagccttggcacaacggtaaaaacgttgttgccgtgtgaccagaggtcacgggttcgagtcttaggagcggcctcttgctaattaaattggcaagggaaggcttgcccccaatacacccttgtggtgggacccctccccggaccctcactcagcggggacgcgtaatgcgaccgggccgccctttttttttagtCTAAGTTCCAAGTTATAGATTGTTGCTAAATTGCATCTGAATGAGCGTATTTCTTTAAATTTGATAAACTCGCATGTTATTTACAGGTATGCGTACCTTCAGTAATTCCAGCAGTGGAAGTTGCGGCTCTAGGATGCTCATATAATCCTCCATCAGAAGCTCATCAGGTAATTTCTTGAAGGAGTTGATATCAATTCCCAATTCTTATatcatttcttaaaaaaaagaacaatttgtgtTCTTTGTAACTTCAATTTAGGATTTGTTGGCCCAAGCCATTGCAGAGGAAATGCAGAAAATGTATCAAAGTTAGTTGGGACCTCAGCCTGTCCCGTTAACTGTTTCTGCAAAACACCGAGTGCTTGATGACCTCAGCCTGTCCTATTAATTGTTTCTGGAACCAAGTGCTTGATGAAGAAGATGTTACTTCTTTATTAAACgcatttttatattttggttGTGTCCCAGAAGAATTTTTTTGAATCATGAGCCGTTGTATTAGATATACTTTCTCGAGGCCGATAATGTAACAGAGAATGAGGATACTGCACTTGATAAAAAGTAAGATTCCTCTTTTCTATTGCAACAAgtattttatatgttataagcATTACATAAACATAAAAGCTCACACTTATTATCTGTTACATAATGGACATTATATCCAATGAATATGAACTTTATTTGACGATGTTCTTGCATTTGCTTTAACCTGCATTCCTGGGTCCTGACTACATAGAAATAGAATATGTATTCTGATAATTATATCATCTGAATTCTTTCTATTTTAGTGACTCGAGTTGAGTTGAATAAGAGAGCTAGACATAAAGAACAGCAGAAAATTTTTGCAGAATCCAAGAAGAAAGATAGAGGGACTCTCAAAAGATAATAATTTCTGTTCAAGTGAGACTTACTtctaatgattgtttttctcCTCTTTGGTTGTAgttagggatgtaaatgggacagggattccccgtccccatTGGTGATGGGGATAGTTTTGTCGCCCGTGGTGATGGGGTGGGGATGGGAAAAGGTATCCCCACCCCGTGGGGATCCCCGACTATTTCCCgtaataattgaattttttgGACGATTTTGAGTATTTTTTAATAAGGTGATTGGTTGTTTTtagtttatagttttttttatggtttaGAAAATTTAAGAATGATTGTTGATGCTTGGTATTATTAGTGATTCTTAAAAGTTTTAGACATTACTATGTTTTTTAAACATAAACGTGATTCCTCATGAGGAACGAGGAATACAGAATGGGAAAAAGGTTTTGGAACATTTGTAAACGGGGAATAGGGATCCCTGTAGGGACGGGGATGGGGACCAATTTTTCCCCATTTAACTCGCAGGGACGGGAATGGGGAATTCTCGACTAGTCGGGGATGGGGATGGGAAGTGCATTCCCCGCCCCGCGccgtttacatccctagttGCAGTGACCTTACATCATTGATGAAATAAGAAGATGTGGAGAAGCATAAGAAACACATAAGACGAGTAGTAGGAAAGACTAAACATACGTCCACCATGCTCGGGAAAGCACAAGTACGCATTTAAATTCCTTTGATGCCACTAAAAAATTTGCaatgtttttcttttgttacTTCTTTAGTAATATGAACAAATTCACATTTATGTCAAGGTTTCACTACTATTATTAAGATGTAACTTCTAAAATGGGTTTGTTCAATCATTTCAAGCTTGTATAATGTTGTTAATTACCTCAAGCATGCAAAAAAACTAATTAGCATATTTCTGCTTCAGATTTGAGCCTGCTCCCTCCTCAAGAACAAGAAATTACTGGTTCTCTTCGCAAGCTGAAGGTGCTCTCTTGAATCTTTTTATGTGTCATGAGAATCTATCCTTTCCAAGCTTAGGAACTGAAGTTGTGTTCTTTGGTCTTTTTATTGAATTATGTAAAGGGTTGCTGCACCCTTCTAAATGATCGGTTTAAAAGTCTagagaagagaagaggagaGGATTGATCCCACCTGCCAAAAGCCGAAGGTCAGTTGATTCGGTTATGTTATTTCATTGTGCGTTAACTAGGGGTGCGTGTCGGTTGAAAACCAAACTGAAACGAAAAAACCGAATACTGTAttacccaattttttttgtttgtgtaGTGTAGACCATGTTGTggattaccaaaaaaaaaaaaaaaaaaaaaaaaaaaaaaagagggagCAGGAGGAAAAGGAGATGTATATAGGAAAGACCAATGTCAGTCAATGAAATTCAATGTGTCTAaaaccatagttgttaaaggcgtgCCTTACGCAACGCTCAAGGTAGTGAGCCTTCATTGCACATGCTGAGGTGCAGTTTAAAAGGCTCTCATCTTGTGCGTGTCGCTTGGGTTTCGGAGCACGTTACATATACTGTTTTCActaggtttttttttctttttactgtTGTGTGTAAACCAAATGGTTGATTAATCTTAtcatggaaccgttttagctaaaaggtcaagctgatagttaaaggtccacttcatattaatagctgacacaCCCCTACACGCGAAAGCAGACTTGGGCTTGAAGTGTGACAACACAGGtccatattaccatgtcctgcaaataactcaac includes:
- the LOC136226396 gene encoding putative disease resistance protein RGA3, producing the protein MAEEAVIYMGKQISNLIKLVPYDFRDLKLFWGLEEELNKLRESLDAIADLVEDAEEKQEKMVEARRWLGNLKVVAYEADDLLSELAYKTTRLQIRNQEVDSLCSNMKTYAKKAGYRLIVAHKLKKISKSLQFIQEGGQSLQLRSIQQNSEDTMSQDRFQTHPILENSVVGRDDDVDKVVNLLTSTWRRRLTVVPIVGQDGLGKTVLAKLVCQRVMARNLFDVKMWVSVSKKIEEHEILREMLQSLSGRRMGVLTNKDAFLQQLQKKLVNNKFLLVLDDIVWDNVSRWWHELESRLSKLGTKNGNIVLVTTSSERVASLIETSPQQRHTLDSLSDDECWLILKEIAFRNVTAPYPCNLKNIGKEIAIKCGGVPLLAKVLGGTMAFYRDEETWLKIRDNYVLRGVRGDVFLPILKVSFDHLPSYLKACFAFCSVFPKGFSVRKEELIQLWMAEGFVESCDGGNEYFYALLANSFFQDAEIDDNGEVIRCKMHGLLHDLALSLSRSEISMYSLATDDQLITTSMNILKDRAGKMRSIILYYGATYYEYSWELKRLRTLYLEVFPSSISKIKHLRYLDFSNSEIKKLPKSVTKLYNLQILDLSNSKIKKLSESITNLYNLQSLNLSNSKIEELPELITNLYNLQTLNCSNSQIKELPGFIGELQNLHTLNVSNSNTKELPESISNLLNLRILDVSNSNITELPESIGKLHNLQTLNVSMSKIRKLPESITNLCNLQTLKFVDCKELISLPRKKMRNLMSLKHIVFSYEFYMPFGLGQLCGLETLPFFVVGSDWGGSIQELECLDQLRGHLEITRLEEVEDKKEAKRANLQGKTKLQGLGFQWSYGDNGRISSDKELLEGLQPNANIKRIKIKYYMGEKWPSWMLRMGSPRHIDVLLRMNNLVDLSLERCWNCVQLPRLGDLPCLQFLHISHMKRLKCIGNEFYGIDSKGNFSAWHLRLFPSLISLSVSWMENLTEWSSPSDGNKVVVFPCLENLSIQSCPKLTGFPMSDLSELVKLEIQDCEELRLLFDKKQSFSFLTSISIAGCSKLTYLGNRLLSDMCFKELSVRRCEWLTFIPDDFGKLSSLTSLEIYCCKRLRCFPEEILCKLTQLKNVRIGAFSKELDDFHYLNRIKDLKCLEELEIWGSDFFDREMRFLPNQLQNLTALKSLKIMGFTTMEALPEWLTSLQSLKSLSLDYCRHLECQSTATVVRRLSKLAHLYIDFCPLLEETNLQCLLFLNGAKIKVEFSNVSKVRVRLGY